From Callithrix jacchus isolate 240 chromosome 3, calJac240_pri, whole genome shotgun sequence, a single genomic window includes:
- the UCHL1 gene encoding ubiquitin carboxyl-terminal hydrolase isozyme L1 isoform X3: protein MQLKPMEINPEMLNKVLSRLGVAGQWRFVDVLGLEEESLGSVPAPACALLLLFPLTAQHENFRKKQIEELKGQEVSPKVYFMKQTIGNSCGTIGLIHAVANNQDKLGFEDGSVLKQFLSETEKMSPEDRAKCFEKNEVDDKVNFHFILFNNVDGHLYELDGRMPFPVNHGTSSEDTLLQDAAKVCREFTEREQGEVRFSAVALCKAA, encoded by the exons ATGCAGCTCAAGCCGATGGAGATCAACCCTGAG ATGCTCAACAAA GTGCTGTCCCGCCTGGGGGTCGCCGGTCAGTGGCGCTTTGTGGACGtcctggggctggaggaggagtCTCTGGGCTCGGTGCCAGCGCCTGCCTGcgcgctgctgctgctgtttcccCTCACGGCCCAG catgagaacttcaggAAAAAACAGATTGAAGAGCTGAAGGGACAAGAAGTTAGTCCTAAAGTATATTTCATGAAGCAGACCATTGGGAACTCCTGTGGCACAATTGGACTTATACACGCAGTGGCCAATAATCAAGATAAACTGGGATTTG aggatGGATCAGTCCTGAAACAGTTTCTTTCTGAAACAGAGAAAATGTCCCCTGAAGACAGAGCAAAATGCTTTGAAAAGAATGAG GTAGATGACAAAgtgaatttccattttattctgtttaacaACGTGGATGGCCACCTCTATGAACTTG ATGGACGAATGCCTTTTCCGGTGAACCATGGCACCAGTTCAGAGGACACCCTGCTGCAG GATGCTGCCAAGGTCTGCAGAGAATTCACTGAGCGTGAGCAAGGAGAGGTCCGCTTCTCTGCTGTGGCTCTCTGCAAGGCAGCCTAA
- the UCHL1 gene encoding ubiquitin carboxyl-terminal hydrolase isozyme L1 isoform X5, giving the protein MQLKPMEINPEMLNKVLSRLGVAGQWRFVDVLGLEEESLGSVPAPACALLLLFPLTAQHENFRKKQIEELKGQEVSPKVYFMKQTIGNSCGTIGLIHAVANNQDKLGFEDGSVLKQFLSETEKMSPEDRAKCFEKNEAIQAAHDAVAQEGQCRDAAKVCREFTEREQGEVRFSAVALCKAA; this is encoded by the exons ATGCAGCTCAAGCCGATGGAGATCAACCCTGAG ATGCTCAACAAA GTGCTGTCCCGCCTGGGGGTCGCCGGTCAGTGGCGCTTTGTGGACGtcctggggctggaggaggagtCTCTGGGCTCGGTGCCAGCGCCTGCCTGcgcgctgctgctgctgtttcccCTCACGGCCCAG catgagaacttcaggAAAAAACAGATTGAAGAGCTGAAGGGACAAGAAGTTAGTCCTAAAGTATATTTCATGAAGCAGACCATTGGGAACTCCTGTGGCACAATTGGACTTATACACGCAGTGGCCAATAATCAAGATAAACTGGGATTTG aggatGGATCAGTCCTGAAACAGTTTCTTTCTGAAACAGAGAAAATGTCCCCTGAAGACAGAGCAAAATGCTTTGAAAAGAATGAG GCCATACAGGCAGCCCATGATGCCGTGGCACAGGAAGGCCAATGTCGG GATGCTGCCAAGGTCTGCAGAGAATTCACTGAGCGTGAGCAAGGAGAGGTCCGCTTCTCTGCTGTGGCTCTCTGCAAGGCAGCCTAA
- the UCHL1 gene encoding ubiquitin carboxyl-terminal hydrolase isozyme L1 isoform X1: MQLKPMEINPEMLNKVLSRLGVAGQWRFVDVLGLEEESLGSVPAPACALLLLFPLTAQHENFRKKQIEELKGQEVSPKVYFMKQTIGNSCGTIGLIHAVANNQDKLGFEDGSVLKQFLSETEKMSPEDRAKCFEKNEAIQAAHDAVAQEGQCRVDDKVNFHFILFNNVDGHLYELDGRMPFPVNHGTSSEDTLLQDAAKVCREFTEREQGEVRFSAVALCKAA; this comes from the exons ATGCAGCTCAAGCCGATGGAGATCAACCCTGAG ATGCTCAACAAA GTGCTGTCCCGCCTGGGGGTCGCCGGTCAGTGGCGCTTTGTGGACGtcctggggctggaggaggagtCTCTGGGCTCGGTGCCAGCGCCTGCCTGcgcgctgctgctgctgtttcccCTCACGGCCCAG catgagaacttcaggAAAAAACAGATTGAAGAGCTGAAGGGACAAGAAGTTAGTCCTAAAGTATATTTCATGAAGCAGACCATTGGGAACTCCTGTGGCACAATTGGACTTATACACGCAGTGGCCAATAATCAAGATAAACTGGGATTTG aggatGGATCAGTCCTGAAACAGTTTCTTTCTGAAACAGAGAAAATGTCCCCTGAAGACAGAGCAAAATGCTTTGAAAAGAATGAG GCCATACAGGCAGCCCATGATGCCGTGGCACAGGAAGGCCAATGTCGG GTAGATGACAAAgtgaatttccattttattctgtttaacaACGTGGATGGCCACCTCTATGAACTTG ATGGACGAATGCCTTTTCCGGTGAACCATGGCACCAGTTCAGAGGACACCCTGCTGCAG GATGCTGCCAAGGTCTGCAGAGAATTCACTGAGCGTGAGCAAGGAGAGGTCCGCTTCTCTGCTGTGGCTCTCTGCAAGGCAGCCTAA
- the UCHL1 gene encoding ubiquitin carboxyl-terminal hydrolase isozyme L1 isoform X4, producing the protein MQLKPMEINPEVLSRLGVAGQWRFVDVLGLEEESLGSVPAPACALLLLFPLTAQHENFRKKQIEELKGQEVSPKVYFMKQTIGNSCGTIGLIHAVANNQDKLGFEDGSVLKQFLSETEKMSPEDRAKCFEKNEVDDKVNFHFILFNNVDGHLYELDGRMPFPVNHGTSSEDTLLQDAAKVCREFTEREQGEVRFSAVALCKAA; encoded by the exons ATGCAGCTCAAGCCGATGGAGATCAACCCTGAG GTGCTGTCCCGCCTGGGGGTCGCCGGTCAGTGGCGCTTTGTGGACGtcctggggctggaggaggagtCTCTGGGCTCGGTGCCAGCGCCTGCCTGcgcgctgctgctgctgtttcccCTCACGGCCCAG catgagaacttcaggAAAAAACAGATTGAAGAGCTGAAGGGACAAGAAGTTAGTCCTAAAGTATATTTCATGAAGCAGACCATTGGGAACTCCTGTGGCACAATTGGACTTATACACGCAGTGGCCAATAATCAAGATAAACTGGGATTTG aggatGGATCAGTCCTGAAACAGTTTCTTTCTGAAACAGAGAAAATGTCCCCTGAAGACAGAGCAAAATGCTTTGAAAAGAATGAG GTAGATGACAAAgtgaatttccattttattctgtttaacaACGTGGATGGCCACCTCTATGAACTTG ATGGACGAATGCCTTTTCCGGTGAACCATGGCACCAGTTCAGAGGACACCCTGCTGCAG GATGCTGCCAAGGTCTGCAGAGAATTCACTGAGCGTGAGCAAGGAGAGGTCCGCTTCTCTGCTGTGGCTCTCTGCAAGGCAGCCTAA
- the UCHL1 gene encoding ubiquitin carboxyl-terminal hydrolase isozyme L1 isoform X2, with protein sequence MQLKPMEINPEVLSRLGVAGQWRFVDVLGLEEESLGSVPAPACALLLLFPLTAQHENFRKKQIEELKGQEVSPKVYFMKQTIGNSCGTIGLIHAVANNQDKLGFEDGSVLKQFLSETEKMSPEDRAKCFEKNEAIQAAHDAVAQEGQCRVDDKVNFHFILFNNVDGHLYELDGRMPFPVNHGTSSEDTLLQDAAKVCREFTEREQGEVRFSAVALCKAA encoded by the exons ATGCAGCTCAAGCCGATGGAGATCAACCCTGAG GTGCTGTCCCGCCTGGGGGTCGCCGGTCAGTGGCGCTTTGTGGACGtcctggggctggaggaggagtCTCTGGGCTCGGTGCCAGCGCCTGCCTGcgcgctgctgctgctgtttcccCTCACGGCCCAG catgagaacttcaggAAAAAACAGATTGAAGAGCTGAAGGGACAAGAAGTTAGTCCTAAAGTATATTTCATGAAGCAGACCATTGGGAACTCCTGTGGCACAATTGGACTTATACACGCAGTGGCCAATAATCAAGATAAACTGGGATTTG aggatGGATCAGTCCTGAAACAGTTTCTTTCTGAAACAGAGAAAATGTCCCCTGAAGACAGAGCAAAATGCTTTGAAAAGAATGAG GCCATACAGGCAGCCCATGATGCCGTGGCACAGGAAGGCCAATGTCGG GTAGATGACAAAgtgaatttccattttattctgtttaacaACGTGGATGGCCACCTCTATGAACTTG ATGGACGAATGCCTTTTCCGGTGAACCATGGCACCAGTTCAGAGGACACCCTGCTGCAG GATGCTGCCAAGGTCTGCAGAGAATTCACTGAGCGTGAGCAAGGAGAGGTCCGCTTCTCTGCTGTGGCTCTCTGCAAGGCAGCCTAA